Genomic window (Granulicella arctica):
CGAAGGTGACGGCTCCCGGCGTAGACAAGGCAAAGTTCGATGAGCTTGCGAACAACGCAAAGCTTGGCTGCCCTCTGTCGAAGGTGTTGAAGGCTGCAGAGATTACCCTCGACGCTCAATTGGTTTCGTAGGTTTTCAGCTTTTGCTTGAAGAGCCCAAGGCTTATGCTCTGGGCTCTTTTCGTTGGCAGTGGAATGCAAACAAGGGTTAGTGCGCGTGACTGTGACCGTGATGGTGGTGGCCATGCGCGCCTACTGCTTCAAGCGGTGGTGGCGCGCTGCAGCCATGCGTTGTCTCGCAGCCAATCGTTTCGAACTGGATCGTGGTGTGGTGAATGTGGAAGCGATCGCGTAGCGCGCAGTTGATGCTGTCGAGGATTGTGCCGCACTCGGACATCGGCATCTCGGGAATGGTGATGTGGCTGGCCAGCGCGTGGGAGGACGATCCAAGGCTCCAGACGTGCAGGTCGTGAACGTCAAGCACGCCGTCTACACCTGCCATCGCACTGCGGATGTCCTCGAGGCGTAAGGTCTTCGGTGTTCCTTCGAGCAGGATATTCAGAGTCTCGCGCACGATGCCTACCGAGCTGTAGAGGATCATGCCCGCGATGATGATGGAGAGCAGCGGATCGATCCAGGTAAGCCCGGTGAAGAGGATTGCGGCACCACCTGCGATGACGGCGGCGGTTGAGAGGGTGTCGCCGAGCATGTGCAGGAAGACGCTGCGGATGTTGACGTCGCCTGAGAACTTCCAGAGCAGGCTTGCGATGGCGCCGTTCATCAGCACACCGGCAGCGGCGACGATCATCATGAGGCGGGGCTGCACGGCGATTGGCTCGCTGAAGCGATGAATGGCGGCGAAGGCGATCCATGCAGAGAGGACGATCAGCGTCAGCGCGTTGACAAAGGCCGCGAGCACACCGGCCCGCTGGTAGCCAAAGGTCTTCTCCTCGGTTGCAGGGCGGGACTGGAAGTAGACAGCTACGAAGGAGAGAAGAATCGCGAGGAGGTCGCTGACGTTGTGGCCAGCCTCCGAGATGAGCGCAAGGGAGTGGGCACGGACGCCGAAATAGAACGTCGCGACAACGTAGAGGAAGGTAGCGGCCATGGAGCACTGCAGCACACGCTGCATCTTGCGGTTCGGGCTGGCGACCATGTGCATAGCTAAAGTGTAGCCCCGCACGGCAAGGCCATCAATCGCGAGAGGGTGATTCGTGGACCTGCTCAACATAAAGCGGGTCGTGCTCAGGGGCATCCAGGCGCACGCCGTTCCAATCCTCCGCGACAACGATACTGTTGCCGGGATTGCGGGGATCATAGCGCACCTGCACCGGAAGGTCGATGCGCAGATGGCGTACGTGGTCTGCGAGGCTGGTGACATCCTGCGCACATTCGTAGGTAACACCGGCGATGCGGTAGCGGTAGATCAGTACATGAGGCGAGAGAAGGTAGTCCGGCGGCACGTCCAGGGAGCCGTCCTCGCTGTTGTCTTCCGTCGTGCCGTCGATGCCGACGATGCTTCCGTCGATAATGCGGCCTTCATGGGCGAGCAGGGTGCGGCGCTGTAGCTCGATTTCGTCGGGAGACTCGCGTTTGCGGAGTTTGGAGTAGAGAAAGATGCCGCCCAGGGCAAGCAACGTAGCTGCGACGGCGCCCACCTGTTGCCGGGTGATGCGGTCGAGGTGAAGAGAGGATGGAAGATGCGGGAGCACAGAGCCTTTTGCACAGGATAGACCATTGCGCGCGGTTGCGGAGAACGATAGCTGTTAGCAGCAAAGGTGACGTCTGCCGATTGACGATATACTGAAACGTGCCAATGAAGCCGTCTTTTTCCAGCTCTGCCCTCACCTCTTCGGACTTATCCACTCGCCTCAAGACCACGTCTGGTCATTCGAGGACCACATCCATTCCGCTGCAAGCAGCACACCCACTGGATCTGGGCGACGGACGCCGTATTCGATCGACCACGGTAATCTGTGTTCGCCGGGGCGACTCGGTCGTCATGGCAGCAGACGGGCAGGTCTCTCTCGGCTCAACTGTTATGAAGTCCTCGGCGAAAAAAATTCGCCGCCTCTACCAGGACAAAGTATTGGCTGGTTTTGCGGGATCGACAGCGGATGCGTTCTCACTCTTCGCGCGCTTCGAGACCAAGCTAGAGCAGTATGCTGGCAATCTTGGCCGCGCAGCCGTTGAGCTTGCGAAGGATTGGCGGACGGACAAGATGCTGCGCCAGTTAGAGGCGCTGCTCATTGTGGCTGACCCGAAGCAGACGTTCCTGCTGAGCGGGACCGGCGACGTAATCGATCCAGATGAGGGGATTGCGACGATCGGCTCGGGCGGCAGCTATGCGCTGGCGTCGGCACGGGCTTTGATGGAGAACACGGACCTTTCCGCCCGCGATATAGCCGAGAAGAGCCTCCGTATCGCGGGACAGATCTGCATCTACACCAACGACCACATCATGATCGAAGAGTTGAAGGCCGAGTAGCAGAGGTTCATCGCTACCAAACTCGAAACAAAATCTTGCAGTCAGGAGCACCGCATCATGGCAATTTTTCTTCCTGGAACAGCCGACGATCAGGCGCTCTCTCTCGATGAGATGACACCGCGGGAGATCGTCGCGGAGCTGGACAAGTACGTCGTCGGACAACATGCAGCCAAGCGGGCCGTAGCCATTGCGTTGCGCAACCGCTCCCGCCGGCAGAAGCTTCCGCCAGATCTGGCCGAAGACATCATGCCGAAGAACATCATCATGATAGGGCCCACAGGCGTCGGCAAGACGGAGATTGCTCGGCGGCTTGCGAAGCTGACCAACTCGCCGTTTCTCAAGGTCGAAGCCTCGAAGTTTACAGAGGTTGGCTACGTTGGGCGTGATGTTGAGTCGATCGTTCGCGATCTCGTTGAGATTGCAGTCGATATGGTGCGCGAGGAAAAGCTGGAGGATGTCGAAGACAAGGCCGAACTGAATGCCGAAGACCGGCTACTTGACCTGCTCTTACCGCCTTCTCCGGTGGCGGCGACTCCTGCGGCTACGACCGCGGCAGCAGCTACGAGCGAGCCCGGCAGCAACGTGATTCAGCTTCCTGCCTCGGCACTCGTTGATGACGTAACCCATGTTGAAGCCGAGGGCGAAGATGAAAAGCCGGGTGACCGGCATCAGAGGACGCGTGAGAAGCTACGCCAGCAGTTCCGCGAGGGCAAGCTCGACGACCGAATGGTGGAGCTGGATGTACGTGATCGCAATCAGCCCAGCTTCGAATTTGTGACGAACCAAGGTCCGGATGACTCCGACATGAACCTCAAAGACATGCTGCCCGGCCTGTTCGGTCAGCGGACCAAGAAGCGCAAGATGAAGGTGTCGGAAGCCTTCGAATACCTGGTCTCCGAAGAGGAGAGCCGCCTCATCGATATGGACCAGGTGACGCGGCTAGCCGTCGATCGGGTTGAGGACTCAGGCATTGTGTTTCTCGACGAGATCGACAAGATCGCCGGTAGGGAAGGTGGGCATGGTCCTGATGTGTCGCGTGAGGGTGTCCAGCGGGACATTCTGCCCATCGTTGAAGGCACGACCGTAAACACGAAGTACGGCATGGTCTCGACGGACCACATCCTCTTTATCGCGGCTGGCGCCTTCCACGTCTCGAAGCCAAGCGACCTGATTCCCGAGTTGCAGGGGCGCTTTCCCATTCGCGTGGAATTGCACTCGCTCACGGTCAATGACTTTATCCGCATCCTGACGGAACCGAAGTCGTCGCTCGTGAAGCAATCCACCGCGCTGCTTGAGACTGAGGGGTTGAAGCTTGAATTCACGCCTGAGGCCCTGGCCGAGATGGCTCAGTTTGCATTTCGGGTGAATGAGACGACTGAGAACATCGGAGCGCGTCGCCTTCATACCATCATGGAGCGGGTGCTCGATGAGATCAGCTTCCAGGCACCGGATCTCTTCAAGAGTCCGCGCGCCGAGGCTACCGACGAAGGCGTAATCGCCGAGATTGGCGCATCGGCTTCACTTACCGGTGAGGTTCAGCCGCCTTCGCCTCCACTGCCGGTCATCGAACGCCAGACTGCAACTGGTGTTGAGAAGGTGATCGTGGTCGATCCTGAGTACGTTCGTCAGCAGGTCGCCAGCATCGTGAAGGATCAGGACCTGAGCCGCTACATTCTGTAAAAGACATGAGCCTGCAAACAGGAAAGGCGGCCGCAATGGCCGCCTTTCCTGTTGTACTTAGAGCAAGTTATGCGTTCGCAGGCTGGCTGATCTCGCTGAGGCGCTTTGCAAGCAGCTTCTCGAGATCTTCGAGTGCCTTGGAAAAGCCCTCGATGCCTTCCTTCAGTTTGTCGTGGGCCATGCGATCTTCGGCGTGCATCTTCTCGAAGGTTTCTTTGTCCATGGGAATCTTCTTGATGTCGAGATCCTTGGCTTTGGAGGCGTCGAGCTTGAGAGGCAGATCACCCTCGGTCGAGTCCAGTTCGGCGAGCAGCTTGGGCGCGATAGTCAGCAGGTCGCAGCCCGCGAGTTCTGTAATCTCGCTGATGTTGCGGAAGCTGGCTCCCATGACGACCGTCTTGTAGTTGAAGTGCTTGTAATACTTGTAGATCGTTGTCACAGATTGAACACCAGGGTCATCTGCGCCTTGGTAATCCTTGCCCGTATCCTTTTTGTACCAATCGAGAATACGACCTACGAATGGGGAGATGAGCGTGACCTTGGCTTCGGCACAGGCAACGGCCTGGTGTATGCCAAAGAGGAGCGTCAGGTTGCAGTGAATGCCCTCTCGCTCCAGGATCTCGGCGGCTTTAATGCCCTCCCAGGTCGAGGCGATCTTGACGAGGACGCGCTTGCGATCGATGCCGGCCTTGTCGTACTGGCTGATAATGTCGCGAGCCTGCTCGAGAGTCTTTTCCGTATCGTAGCTGAGGCGGGCGTCCACTTCGGTCGAAACGCGGCCGGGAACGATGTCAAGAATCTTGCGCCCGAAGGCTACGGCGAGCGTTTTGAACGCGAATGCAGCGACATCCTTGTCGGAGGCGCTATCGCCAGCCTGCTTGCGTGCCTCTTTCAGAACGTCATCAACGATCGACTGGTACTCGCTCTTCTCGGCGGCGGCGGCGATGAGGGATGGGTTGGTGGTCGAATCGGTCGGCTTGAACTTCTCGATCGAATTGATATCGCCGGTGTCGGCGACCACGGTTGTCACTTTTTTCAGTTGTTCCAGTAGTGTTGCCATAG
Coding sequences:
- a CDS encoding cation diffusion facilitator family transporter gives rise to the protein MHMVASPNRKMQRVLQCSMAATFLYVVATFYFGVRAHSLALISEAGHNVSDLLAILLSFVAVYFQSRPATEEKTFGYQRAGVLAAFVNALTLIVLSAWIAFAAIHRFSEPIAVQPRLMMIVAAAGVLMNGAIASLLWKFSGDVNIRSVFLHMLGDTLSTAAVIAGGAAILFTGLTWIDPLLSIIIAGMILYSSVGIVRETLNILLEGTPKTLRLEDIRSAMAGVDGVLDVHDLHVWSLGSSSHALASHITIPEMPMSECGTILDSINCALRDRFHIHHTTIQFETIGCETTHGCSAPPPLEAVGAHGHHHHGHSHAH
- a CDS encoding DUF3592 domain-containing protein; its protein translation is MLPHLPSSLHLDRITRQQVGAVAATLLALGGIFLYSKLRKRESPDEIELQRRTLLAHEGRIIDGSIVGIDGTTEDNSEDGSLDVPPDYLLSPHVLIYRYRIAGVTYECAQDVTSLADHVRHLRIDLPVQVRYDPRNPGNSIVVAEDWNGVRLDAPEHDPLYVEQVHESPSRD
- the hslV gene encoding ATP-dependent protease subunit HslV, which codes for MKPSFSSSALTSSDLSTRLKTTSGHSRTTSIPLQAAHPLDLGDGRRIRSTTVICVRRGDSVVMAADGQVSLGSTVMKSSAKKIRRLYQDKVLAGFAGSTADAFSLFARFETKLEQYAGNLGRAAVELAKDWRTDKMLRQLEALLIVADPKQTFLLSGTGDVIDPDEGIATIGSGGSYALASARALMENTDLSARDIAEKSLRIAGQICIYTNDHIMIEELKAE
- the hslU gene encoding ATP-dependent protease ATPase subunit HslU; the protein is MAIFLPGTADDQALSLDEMTPREIVAELDKYVVGQHAAKRAVAIALRNRSRRQKLPPDLAEDIMPKNIIMIGPTGVGKTEIARRLAKLTNSPFLKVEASKFTEVGYVGRDVESIVRDLVEIAVDMVREEKLEDVEDKAELNAEDRLLDLLLPPSPVAATPAATTAAAATSEPGSNVIQLPASALVDDVTHVEAEGEDEKPGDRHQRTREKLRQQFREGKLDDRMVELDVRDRNQPSFEFVTNQGPDDSDMNLKDMLPGLFGQRTKKRKMKVSEAFEYLVSEEESRLIDMDQVTRLAVDRVEDSGIVFLDEIDKIAGREGGHGPDVSREGVQRDILPIVEGTTVNTKYGMVSTDHILFIAAGAFHVSKPSDLIPELQGRFPIRVELHSLTVNDFIRILTEPKSSLVKQSTALLETEGLKLEFTPEALAEMAQFAFRVNETTENIGARRLHTIMERVLDEISFQAPDLFKSPRAEATDEGVIAEIGASASLTGEVQPPSPPLPVIERQTATGVEKVIVVDPEYVRQQVASIVKDQDLSRYIL
- a CDS encoding transaldolase; the protein is MATLLEQLKKVTTVVADTGDINSIEKFKPTDSTTNPSLIAAAAEKSEYQSIVDDVLKEARKQAGDSASDKDVAAFAFKTLAVAFGRKILDIVPGRVSTEVDARLSYDTEKTLEQARDIISQYDKAGIDRKRVLVKIASTWEGIKAAEILEREGIHCNLTLLFGIHQAVACAEAKVTLISPFVGRILDWYKKDTGKDYQGADDPGVQSVTTIYKYYKHFNYKTVVMGASFRNISEITELAGCDLLTIAPKLLAELDSTEGDLPLKLDASKAKDLDIKKIPMDKETFEKMHAEDRMAHDKLKEGIEGFSKALEDLEKLLAKRLSEISQPANA